CGCTCGCTCCGCTCGCTCGCGGTGCGAGTTGGAGTGTGACGATGGTCGCGCCCCCGTCGAATCGCCCTGCGTCGTGCTGCCAGTTGTACCCCCGTGCCTTTTACCCGGTTCCTCGTAGGCCCTCGCATGTTCCCCGAGCGCATCGAGACGGAGCGCCTCGCGCTGGAGCGGTTCTGCCGGGAGCGAGTGGACCTCCTCGACCTGTATCGCCTCTTCGCCGCGGGGAGCGCGAGCGCCGACGGCGTGTTCGAGTACGTGCCTCACGACCCCTATCGGACGGTCAAGGAGGCGCGGGACCGACTGGAGCGGGCCGAGCGGCGGTGGAGCGAGGGTGAGGCGGCCTGGTACGCCGTCTACCCGGCGGAGGGCGAACTCGCGGGGTACGCCGCGCTCTCGGTGGAGTGGGAGCGCCGAACGGGGAGCCCGGGGTTCGTGTTCGCGAGGCCGTTCTGGGGGCGCGGGTACGCCGGGGAGTGCGCGACCGCGCTCACCGAACTCGCGTTCGACCGCCTCGACCTCGACCTGGTCGCCATCGGGTACGAGGAGGGAAACGAGAACTCGAGGCGGGCCGTCGAGAAGTACGTCGAGCGCTACGGCGGGCGGTACGACGGCGTGCTCCGGAACTGGACGCCGATCGGCGACGACGTGCTCGACCACCACCGGTACACCATCACGCGCGGGCAGTATCGGCGTGCGACCGAGTGAATTC
The Halomarina pelagica DNA segment above includes these coding regions:
- a CDS encoding GNAT family N-acetyltransferase codes for the protein MFPERIETERLALERFCRERVDLLDLYRLFAAGSASADGVFEYVPHDPYRTVKEARDRLERAERRWSEGEAAWYAVYPAEGELAGYAALSVEWERRTGSPGFVFARPFWGRGYAGECATALTELAFDRLDLDLVAIGYEEGNENSRRAVEKYVERYGGRYDGVLRNWTPIGDDVLDHHRYTITRGQYRRATE